A portion of the Eubacterium maltosivorans genome contains these proteins:
- the prfB gene encoding peptide chain release factor 2 (programmed frameshift), translated as MIDLYECRQSVNEKEKELTDLGIHFDLPAVSERIEVLNTQTESPDFWSDQQKAQKVLKELKILRQKKGEYDKLKDNLDDILVMFELVDEGEEMDELPDTIEAFGKELEKFKLETLLSGEYDSNNAIISLHPGAGGTESQDWAEMLLRMYTRWAERKGFKVKSLDLQPGDVAGIKSATLLIEGINAYGYLKTERGVHRLVRISPFDSSGRRHTSFASLDVTPEVDDSVEIEINPDDIRVDTYRASGAGGQHVNKTSSAIRITHIPTGVVVQCQNERSQHQNKEVAMNMLKGKLVEIMEQEQKEKLDDVVGDYSQIAWGSQIRSYVFHPYNMVKDHRTNVEVGNIQSVMDGDLDQFMNAYLQQTAAQQ; from the exons GTGATTGATCTCTATGAATGCAGACAGAGTGTCAATGAAAAGGAAAAAGAACTGACGGATTTG GGGATTCACTTTGACTTACCAGCCGTCAGCGAAAGAATAGAAGTACTGAACACCCAGACCGAATCGCCAGATTTCTGGAGCGATCAGCAAAAGGCCCAAAAAGTTTTAAAAGAGCTGAAAATCTTACGCCAGAAAAAAGGCGAGTACGATAAGCTCAAGGATAATCTTGACGATATTCTTGTCATGTTTGAGCTGGTCGATGAGGGAGAAGAAATGGACGAGCTCCCAGATACCATTGAGGCTTTTGGGAAAGAGCTTGAGAAATTCAAGCTGGAAACCCTTCTGTCCGGTGAGTATGACAGCAATAACGCCATTATCTCACTGCACCCGGGGGCCGGCGGGACCGAGTCCCAGGACTGGGCGGAAATGCTGCTCAGAATGTATACCCGCTGGGCAGAGCGTAAGGGCTTTAAGGTTAAATCGCTCGATTTACAGCCCGGTGACGTTGCCGGTATCAAAAGCGCGACACTTCTTATCGAGGGCATTAACGCCTATGGCTATCTTAAAACAGAGAGAGGCGTCCACCGCCTGGTCCGTATCTCACCCTTTGACTCCTCAGGGCGCCGCCACACCTCTTTCGCGTCTCTGGATGTTACACCAGAGGTCGACGACAGTGTGGAAATTGAAATTAACCCGGATGATATCCGTGTGGATACTTACCGCGCAAGCGGTGCGGGCGGTCAGCACGTCAATAAAACCTCGTCGGCGATCCGGATCACCCATATCCCGACCGGTGTTGTTGTGCAGTGCCAGAATGAGCGTTCCCAGCACCAGAATAAAGAAGTGGCGATGAACATGCTCAAGGGTAAGCTGGTTGAAATCATGGAGCAGGAGCAGAAAGAAAAGCTGGATGACGTCGTAGGCGATTATAGCCAGATTGCCTGGGGATCGCAGATTCGTTCTTACGTGTTTCACCCTTATAATATGGTTAAGGATCACCGCACCAATGTGGAAGTCGGCAATATTCAGTCGGTTATGGATGGTGATTTAGACCAGTTTATGAATGCCTATCTCCAGCAGACCGCTGCACAGCAGTAA
- the secA gene encoding preprotein translocase subunit SecA: MGFLDGIFDVNKKEIKRLQKKVDKILALDDQYSAMSDEELKNQTALLKERLANGETLDDILVDAFATVREAAYRSIGMKHFPVQLLGGMVLHEGNIAEMKTGEGKTLVSTLPAYLNALEGKGVYIVTVNDYLAKRDSEWMGKVHEFLGLKVGLVVHGLSFDEKIEAYNADITYGTNNEFGFDYLRDNMASQKAQQVQRVLNYAIIDEVDSVLIDEARTPLIISGSGDKSTKLYEQADMFVKRLKEDTWDGDEKDDDRPIDEKGDYTKDEKAKSVMLTEKGVEKAEKYFGLDNLADVDNMEISHNINQALHANALMFKDRDYVVKDGEIIIVDEFTGRLMPGRRYSNGLHQAIEAKEHVKVNRESKTLATITFQNYFRMFNKLSGMTGTAKTEEEEFNTIYNLNVVTIPTNKPMVRNDMNDLVYKSEEGKFKAVAEEVKQRHATGQPILIGTISIEKSELLSKYLKREGIKHNVLNAKYLEREAEIVSNAGQMDAVTISTNMAGRGTDIVLGEGVQELGGLHIIGTERHESRRIDNQLRGRSGRQGDPGSSQFFVSLEDDLMRIFGSEKIQSMVESIGLDEDTPIENKMLTRGIESAQKRVEARNFDIRKNVLQYDNVMNRQREIIYDQRQQVIDGQNMHEQIWKMTEDMVDSYVEMYTNGGDYYDDWDLEGLNNYFEKTLVAEGATLNLPKEPESRDALKEAILQYCRNNYEEKEKTLGDANMQELERAILLRSVDAAWMEHIDNMEQLKQGIGLRAYGQNDPVKEYTKEGFAMFEDMILRIQEDTVKYLYNIKIQRAPQQQRNVNMDDVKTNESEIEGRPTAARNKKVGRNDPCPCGSGKKYKKCCGANL, from the coding sequence TTGGGGTTTTTAGATGGAATATTTGATGTCAATAAAAAAGAGATCAAAAGATTGCAAAAAAAAGTAGATAAAATCCTGGCGTTGGATGATCAATACAGCGCCATGTCAGATGAAGAATTGAAAAATCAGACCGCTTTATTAAAGGAGCGTCTGGCAAACGGGGAGACCCTGGACGATATCCTGGTCGACGCTTTTGCCACGGTTCGTGAAGCGGCTTACCGTTCAATTGGAATGAAGCATTTCCCAGTCCAGCTGCTTGGCGGTATGGTCCTCCATGAAGGAAACATCGCGGAAATGAAAACGGGTGAAGGGAAAACCCTTGTATCCACTTTGCCGGCTTATCTGAACGCCCTTGAGGGAAAAGGCGTTTATATTGTAACTGTCAACGACTATCTGGCCAAACGTGACAGCGAGTGGATGGGGAAGGTGCATGAGTTTTTAGGCTTAAAAGTCGGACTAGTTGTCCATGGTCTGAGCTTTGATGAAAAAATTGAGGCTTACAATGCGGACATCACCTACGGGACCAATAATGAGTTTGGCTTTGACTACCTGCGTGACAATATGGCCTCACAGAAAGCGCAGCAGGTACAGCGTGTTCTCAATTACGCCATTATCGATGAAGTTGACTCCGTTCTTATTGACGAAGCCAGAACGCCATTGATTATTTCAGGCAGCGGTGACAAAAGCACCAAGCTGTATGAACAGGCGGATATGTTTGTCAAGCGCCTCAAGGAAGACACCTGGGACGGAGATGAAAAGGACGACGACCGCCCCATTGATGAAAAGGGCGACTACACCAAGGATGAAAAGGCAAAATCCGTTATGCTGACAGAAAAAGGTGTGGAAAAGGCTGAAAAATATTTTGGACTGGATAACCTGGCTGACGTGGACAATATGGAAATTTCCCACAATATCAATCAGGCACTGCACGCCAATGCCCTGATGTTTAAGGACCGCGACTATGTCGTCAAGGATGGCGAAATCATTATTGTCGATGAGTTTACAGGCCGTTTGATGCCGGGCCGCCGTTACTCTAATGGTCTGCACCAGGCCATTGAAGCCAAAGAACACGTAAAGGTTAATCGTGAATCTAAAACATTGGCGACCATTACCTTCCAGAACTATTTCCGAATGTTTAACAAGCTTTCCGGGATGACCGGTACGGCAAAGACTGAGGAAGAAGAATTCAACACCATTTATAATCTGAATGTTGTGACGATCCCGACCAATAAGCCAATGGTTCGTAACGATATGAACGACCTCGTCTACAAAAGTGAAGAGGGAAAATTCAAAGCGGTAGCCGAAGAGGTTAAGCAGCGCCATGCCACCGGGCAGCCGATTCTGATCGGGACAATTTCGATTGAAAAGTCAGAACTTTTAAGTAAATATCTTAAAAGAGAAGGCATTAAGCACAATGTTCTGAACGCAAAATATCTGGAACGTGAAGCCGAGATTGTCTCTAATGCCGGTCAGATGGACGCCGTCACCATTTCCACCAATATGGCGGGCCGTGGTACGGATATCGTCCTTGGAGAAGGGGTTCAGGAGCTGGGCGGGCTCCATATTATCGGTACAGAGCGCCACGAGAGCCGCCGTATCGACAATCAGCTGCGAGGACGTTCCGGCCGTCAGGGCGACCCGGGATCCTCTCAGTTTTTCGTTTCACTGGAAGATGACCTGATGCGTATTTTTGGTTCTGAAAAAATTCAGAGCATGGTTGAAAGCATTGGTCTTGATGAGGATACGCCCATCGAAAATAAAATGCTGACCAGGGGGATTGAAAGCGCACAGAAGCGTGTGGAAGCCCGCAACTTTGATATCCGTAAAAATGTTCTCCAGTATGATAATGTCATGAACCGCCAGAGAGAAATCATCTACGACCAGCGCCAGCAGGTTATCGACGGACAGAACATGCATGAGCAGATCTGGAAAATGACCGAGGATATGGTTGACAGCTATGTGGAAATGTACACCAACGGCGGCGACTATTACGATGACTGGGATCTTGAAGGTCTGAACAATTACTTTGAAAAGACGCTGGTGGCTGAAGGGGCAACCTTGAATCTGCCAAAAGAGCCAGAAAGCCGGGATGCGCTCAAAGAAGCGATTCTTCAGTATTGCCGGAATAACTACGAAGAAAAAGAAAAGACATTGGGCGATGCTAACATGCAGGAGCTTGAGCGCGCAATTCTTTTAAGAAGCGTCGACGCAGCGTGGATGGAACACATCGACAATATGGAACAGCTGAAACAGGGGATCGGCCTGCGCGCTTATGGACAGAACGACCCGGTTAAGGAATATACCAAAGAAGGTTTTGCCATGTTCGAGGATATGATTTTGAGAATCCAGGAGGACACAGTAAAATACCTTTATAATATTAAAATCCAGAGGGCGCCCCAGCAACAGCGGAACGTCAATATGGATGATGTTAAAACCAACGAAAGTGAAATTGAAGGCCGGCCCACAGCAGCCAGAAATAAGAAGGTTGGCCGGAATGATCCCTGCCCGTGCGGCAGTGGTAAAAAGTATAAAAAGTGCTGTGGCGCAAATTTATAA
- a CDS encoding homocysteine biosynthesis protein: protein MAKTYQEINEKIARGEAVIVTAEEVIDIVKERGTKEAAEYVDVVTTATFGPMCSSGAFLNFGHADPPIRMAEIELNNVEAYGGLAAVDTYIGATQPSSDKGAEYGGAHVICDLIDGKEVHLHATSPGTDCYPRKEIDTWVGLKDMNEAYLYNPRNCYQNYNAAINTSKKRIYTYMGILHPNMGNITYSTAGALSPLLNDPLYKTIGMGTRIFLAGAQGYVSWMGTQFNSGCARDEKGYPLGGAGTLAVMGEMREMSTKYIQPAVFERYGVSMFVGIGIPIPILDEEMMAFVSVTDAELHTNIMDYSDKDRPVIKKVSYAELRSGSVEIDGKKIRTSPLSSLTKARAIADELTGWIKKGAFFLQEPVMKFPADNTLNSLKIKEGGSK, encoded by the coding sequence ATGGCAAAAACCTATCAGGAAATTAATGAGAAAATCGCCAGAGGCGAGGCCGTCATTGTCACAGCCGAAGAAGTTATTGATATTGTTAAGGAACGCGGAACAAAAGAAGCGGCAGAGTATGTGGATGTCGTCACGACAGCTACCTTTGGGCCAATGTGCTCGTCCGGCGCCTTTTTGAATTTCGGCCACGCTGATCCGCCAATCCGTATGGCAGAGATTGAGCTGAACAACGTTGAAGCTTACGGCGGGCTCGCGGCTGTTGATACCTACATTGGAGCGACACAGCCATCCTCAGATAAAGGCGCAGAATATGGCGGCGCGCATGTTATCTGTGATTTGATTGACGGCAAAGAAGTACATCTCCACGCCACCTCGCCGGGGACAGACTGTTATCCGAGAAAGGAAATTGACACCTGGGTAGGGCTGAAGGATATGAACGAAGCTTACCTATATAATCCGAGAAACTGTTATCAGAATTATAATGCGGCCATCAACACCTCAAAGAAACGTATTTACACCTATATGGGGATCTTACACCCCAATATGGGAAATATCACCTACAGCACGGCCGGAGCGCTCAGCCCGTTATTAAACGATCCGCTGTATAAAACCATTGGCATGGGCACGCGCATTTTCCTGGCCGGCGCTCAGGGGTATGTCTCGTGGATGGGCACTCAGTTTAATTCAGGCTGTGCCCGAGATGAAAAAGGCTATCCGCTCGGCGGAGCCGGAACGCTGGCCGTCATGGGTGAAATGCGTGAGATGAGCACAAAATACATCCAGCCGGCAGTCTTTGAACGCTATGGGGTATCCATGTTTGTGGGGATCGGGATTCCAATTCCAATTTTAGATGAAGAAATGATGGCCTTTGTCTCAGTAACCGACGCAGAGCTCCATACGAATATCATGGACTACAGCGATAAGGACCGTCCGGTTATTAAAAAAGTCAGCTATGCGGAGCTGCGCAGTGGATCTGTCGAAATTGACGGTAAAAAAATCCGGACCTCGCCGCTCTCCAGCCTCACAAAAGCAAGAGCTATTGCGGATGAGCTGACAGGATGGATAAAAAAAGGCGCGTTTTTCCTTCAGGAACCTGTCATGAAATTCCCGGCGGACAACACGCTTAACAGTCTGAAAATAAAAGAAGGGGGCAGCAAATAA
- a CDS encoding DUF5317 family protein yields the protein MFVLIAIILGLIIGFIRGGSFKGFKAKKISLLPLGIIGIILQFGLHLYYYTGGIEAVDAFLPVVNFISYILILVMLVFNLDDFWTIMMAVGITANFIVTFINGGKMPVASKIVESLPATSAFATSINEGTNAVYAVMQQSGLWVLGINVPIPFVGGFMQYIGSIGGFSIGSAVVFIGLIGWIQYAMNRAPADSVFNKDEPIGEEDYILPPDEDDEDDFFDDYDDENDDYYPEEDFEEDPIENLEGSFESMTDVIPKLTPEAIAEIQNNGDGSMGKSILDEYDPSQDTKVFTAIKDIGTYEPAEAKEDFSEEDTGPVSGFFTQSFYAEKEKGKLAFEKEQEEIKTEEKPEEKIPEQRVVIQEPVINIEPVPQPQPVVVEEKTPFVVEDDKIVSNPEYGATMINTEKEERTEDDMLSIWQQVNQEQERIRARKRRRTRYVDVKEPFKAEREKVAAEKAVARAAAVAKAQAVTEAQPVHRQITPEELQAQTIAAQQAAAAVQKPAEPVITPPIEEPTAPVNAAAVPQQTAVHNSSVEVKASSSDPDEERERAGYERVKLNVDGKDVVFWRKKKD from the coding sequence ATGTTTGTACTAATAGCAATTATACTAGGACTAATCATTGGCTTTATCAGAGGCGGAAGCTTTAAAGGCTTCAAAGCGAAGAAAATCTCCTTGCTGCCTTTGGGAATTATCGGAATTATTTTGCAGTTTGGACTCCATCTGTATTATTATACTGGCGGTATCGAAGCGGTTGATGCATTCTTACCAGTGGTCAATTTTATCAGCTACATTTTGATTTTGGTCATGCTGGTCTTTAATCTGGATGATTTCTGGACCATTATGATGGCGGTTGGGATCACGGCGAATTTTATTGTCACTTTTATCAACGGCGGCAAGATGCCTGTGGCGTCAAAAATTGTTGAGTCGCTTCCAGCGACATCAGCGTTCGCTACGAGTATTAACGAAGGAACAAATGCGGTATATGCGGTTATGCAGCAGAGCGGACTCTGGGTGCTGGGGATTAATGTTCCCATCCCGTTTGTCGGCGGTTTTATGCAGTATATCGGCAGTATCGGCGGTTTCAGTATTGGCAGCGCAGTTGTATTTATAGGCCTTATCGGCTGGATTCAGTACGCGATGAACCGTGCTCCCGCAGATTCCGTTTTTAACAAAGACGAACCGATTGGTGAAGAAGACTATATTTTGCCGCCAGATGAAGATGACGAGGATGATTTCTTTGATGATTACGATGATGAAAACGACGATTACTACCCGGAAGAAGATTTTGAGGAAGATCCAATTGAAAACCTCGAAGGCTCTTTTGAGAGTATGACCGATGTTATTCCAAAGCTGACACCAGAGGCCATCGCTGAAATTCAGAATAATGGCGACGGAAGCATGGGGAAATCAATCCTGGACGAGTATGATCCGAGTCAGGATACAAAGGTATTCACAGCGATTAAGGATATCGGAACCTATGAGCCCGCAGAGGCGAAAGAAGATTTTTCAGAGGAAGATACGGGACCGGTTTCCGGTTTCTTTACCCAATCATTTTATGCTGAAAAGGAAAAGGGCAAGCTGGCCTTTGAAAAGGAACAGGAAGAAATTAAAACTGAAGAAAAACCGGAGGAAAAAATCCCTGAACAGCGCGTTGTTATCCAGGAGCCAGTGATCAATATCGAGCCGGTTCCCCAGCCGCAGCCAGTGGTTGTAGAGGAAAAGACGCCGTTTGTTGTTGAGGACGATAAAATTGTCAGTAATCCGGAGTATGGAGCAACTATGATTAATACAGAAAAAGAAGAACGCACAGAAGATGATATGCTCAGCATCTGGCAGCAGGTTAATCAGGAACAGGAACGTATCCGTGCCCGTAAACGCCGCCGCACCAGATATGTCGATGTAAAGGAACCCTTTAAGGCAGAACGTGAAAAGGTCGCGGCAGAAAAGGCTGTGGCGCGCGCCGCGGCTGTCGCCAAGGCTCAGGCAGTAACAGAAGCCCAGCCTGTTCACCGTCAGATTACACCGGAAGAGCTTCAGGCCCAGACCATTGCGGCCCAGCAGGCGGCTGCAGCAGTTCAAAAGCCGGCTGAACCGGTCATTACACCACCGATCGAAGAACCGACGGCGCCTGTTAATGCGGCGGCCGTTCCCCAGCAGACAGCCGTTCACAACAGCAGCGTTGAAGTGAAGGCGAGCTCATCAGATCCGGATGAAGAACGCGAAAGAGCCGGATATGAACGCGTCAAGCTGAACGTTGATGGCAAGGACGTTGTATTCTGGCGTAAGAAAAAAGATTAA